One Loxodonta africana isolate mLoxAfr1 chromosome 8, mLoxAfr1.hap2, whole genome shotgun sequence DNA window includes the following coding sequences:
- the LOC111749713 gene encoding cytochrome c oxidase subunit 7C, mitochondrial-like → MENNVTKARVGTAISSVPGLCTFCRASSSAVLGPRIHEFSTSVVPRSHYKKGPGKDLLFSVENKCCLLIIMILYFESGFAACFFILRHQPLKK, encoded by the coding sequence atggagaacaACGTCACAAAAGCAAGAGTTGGTACTGCCATTTCTTCCGTCCCCGGTCTCTGCACCTTTTGCAGAGCCTCCAGCAGCGCCGTGCTGGGGCCGCGCATCCATGAGTTTTCCACCTCTGTGGTTCCCAGGAGCCATTATAAGAAGGGCCCAGGGAAGGATTTGCTATTTTCAGTGGAAAACAAGTGTTGTTTACTAATTATCATGATTTTATACTTTGAATCTGGGTTTGCTGCATGTTTCTTTATACTAAGACACCAACCACTTAAAAAATAA